In Brevibacillus brevis, a genomic segment contains:
- the yidC gene encoding membrane protein insertase YidC, with product MSRRTLSMLMLTLLVLVLSGCNPQAAAPIGPDATGIWDKYLVYPLSWLIKESAMVLGNNYGLGILVATIIIRLIVLPLMVKQIKSSKKMQELQPEMQKIREKYKNDPQKAQQETMAIFQKNGVNPLAGCLPMLVQMPILIAFYHAIIRTAEIKSQTFLWLTLGAKDPYYILPVVAAVTTYLQSKMMGQANQGNPQMQMMLVMMPLMILAIAVTLPSALSLYWVYGNLFTIVQTYFLYRDKGKKLTPKEGASK from the coding sequence TTGAGCAGACGTACCCTCAGCATGCTTATGCTGACCTTGCTGGTTCTCGTATTGTCGGGCTGTAACCCTCAAGCGGCAGCACCGATCGGCCCTGACGCGACCGGCATCTGGGACAAGTACCTGGTATATCCCTTGTCCTGGTTAATTAAAGAGAGTGCTATGGTGCTCGGCAACAACTACGGACTGGGTATTCTGGTAGCCACCATCATCATCCGTTTGATCGTGCTTCCTTTGATGGTCAAGCAGATCAAGAGCTCCAAGAAAATGCAGGAGCTCCAGCCGGAAATGCAGAAAATCCGCGAGAAGTACAAAAACGATCCGCAGAAGGCGCAGCAGGAGACGATGGCCATCTTCCAGAAGAATGGCGTGAATCCTCTGGCCGGTTGCTTGCCGATGCTGGTGCAAATGCCGATTCTGATTGCGTTCTACCACGCGATTATCCGAACGGCGGAAATCAAGTCGCAAACGTTCCTGTGGCTGACACTGGGCGCAAAGGACCCGTATTATATTCTGCCTGTCGTGGCAGCGGTCACGACTTATCTGCAGTCAAAAATGATGGGACAAGCGAATCAGGGCAATCCGCAGATGCAAATGATGCTCGTCATGATGCCGCTGATGATCCTGGCCATCGCAGTGACATTGCCGTCGGCGCTTTCCCTGTACTGGGTGTACGGCAACCTGTTCACCATCGTGCAAACCTATTTCCTGTATCGTGATAAAGGCAAAAAGCTTACTCCTAAGGAGGGAGCCTCCAAGTGA
- the mnmE gene encoding tRNA uridine-5-carboxymethylaminomethyl(34) synthesis GTPase MnmE, giving the protein MKFDTIAAVATPMGEGGIAVIRVSGPEAIEVVDKIYKGKNKLSTVDSHTIHYGHLHDPQTGGLVEEVLVSVMKAPRTFTREDVVEVNCHGGIVSVERVLDLILENGARLAEPGEFTKRAFLNGRVDLSQAEAVIDLIRAKTDRAMKVALNQVEGKLSRLIRQLRQNLIEAMAHIEVTLDYPEHDVEEFTQNFLRSKCEEVKAEIKRLLQTAKQGKILREGLSTAIIGRPNVGKSSLLNSLVQEEKAIVTDVAGTTRDVIEEYVNVRGVPLRLIDTAGIRDTEDIVEKIGVEKSRQLLQKADLVLLVLNYNEPLSPDDYAIFEAAKGFSVIVIVNKFDLPQKIDLEEVKRHFPQQPLIMTSAREETGIELLEQAIGDIFFSGRVQQDDLTYVSNARHIHLLRQAEQAIDDALAGIDGQMPVDMIQIDIKKAWELLGEVIGESVGEDLIDQIFSQFCLGK; this is encoded by the coding sequence ATGAAATTCGATACGATAGCGGCGGTCGCGACACCGATGGGTGAGGGCGGCATCGCCGTGATCCGGGTAAGCGGACCGGAGGCGATCGAAGTTGTGGATAAGATATACAAAGGAAAGAACAAGTTGTCCACTGTGGACAGCCATACGATACACTACGGACATTTGCACGATCCACAGACAGGCGGCCTGGTCGAAGAAGTACTGGTTTCGGTCATGAAGGCGCCGCGTACGTTTACGCGTGAGGATGTCGTGGAGGTCAATTGCCATGGAGGAATCGTTTCAGTCGAGCGCGTACTGGATTTGATTCTGGAAAACGGGGCCAGATTGGCGGAGCCGGGCGAGTTTACCAAGCGTGCGTTTCTCAACGGACGGGTCGATTTGTCTCAGGCAGAGGCTGTCATCGACTTGATCCGGGCGAAAACGGACAGGGCGATGAAGGTGGCGTTGAATCAGGTGGAGGGAAAGCTGTCCCGACTGATTCGGCAGCTGCGGCAAAATTTGATCGAAGCCATGGCTCATATCGAGGTGACGCTCGATTATCCGGAGCACGATGTCGAGGAATTTACCCAGAATTTCTTGCGGAGCAAGTGCGAGGAGGTAAAAGCCGAGATCAAGCGGCTGCTGCAGACGGCCAAACAAGGGAAAATTCTGCGGGAAGGCTTGTCTACCGCGATTATCGGCCGTCCGAATGTCGGAAAGTCCTCTCTGTTAAATAGCCTGGTGCAAGAGGAAAAGGCGATCGTCACCGATGTCGCCGGAACGACACGGGATGTGATCGAAGAGTACGTCAATGTTCGTGGAGTGCCGTTGAGGTTGATTGATACTGCGGGAATTCGCGATACGGAAGATATTGTAGAAAAGATTGGTGTCGAGAAGTCCAGACAGCTGTTGCAGAAAGCTGACCTGGTGCTGCTCGTGCTCAATTACAACGAACCGCTCAGTCCTGACGATTACGCAATCTTTGAGGCGGCGAAAGGGTTTTCGGTCATCGTGATCGTAAACAAGTTCGATCTTCCGCAAAAGATCGATTTGGAAGAAGTCAAACGACATTTTCCACAGCAGCCGTTGATTATGACTTCGGCGCGGGAAGAGACCGGAATCGAGCTCTTGGAGCAGGCGATCGGCGACATTTTCTTCAGCGGCCGCGTCCAGCAGGACGATCTGACCTACGTCAGCAACGCTCGGCATATTCATTTGCTGCGTCAGGCAGAGCAGGCGATTGACGATGCACTCGCAGGGATCGACGGGCAGATGCCTGTCGACATGATCCAGATCGACATCAAAAAAGCGTGGGAACTGCTCGGAGAGGTCATCGGGGAAAGCGTCGGCGAAGATTTGATCGACCAGATTTTCTCCCAGTTCTGTCTGGGCAAGTAA
- the jag gene encoding RNA-binding cell elongation regulator Jag/EloR produces the protein MKKVVATAKTIDDAVQKALLELGVPRDKASVRVLEEPSRGLFGLIGTKDAKVEVEFHFDPVAQGRDFLQDVLSNMKVDAHVEVRSNEEGVLFDIQGTNLGIIIGRRGQTLDSLQYLVNVVANRHADKHVRITLDAENYRLRRKETLEQLAERVAKKAQSTRRDVRLEPMSAAERKIIHAYLQKRSDVVTYSEGDEPNRYIVIAPKEASR, from the coding sequence GTGAAAAAGGTGGTCGCTACGGCAAAAACGATAGACGATGCTGTACAGAAAGCTTTGCTGGAGTTGGGTGTGCCTCGTGATAAGGCGAGTGTTCGCGTACTGGAGGAACCGAGCAGGGGACTGTTTGGCCTGATCGGCACCAAGGACGCCAAAGTGGAAGTGGAATTTCATTTTGATCCGGTTGCACAAGGGCGCGATTTCCTTCAGGACGTACTGTCCAACATGAAGGTGGATGCCCATGTGGAAGTACGTTCAAACGAAGAAGGCGTACTGTTTGACATCCAGGGGACGAATCTGGGAATCATCATTGGCCGTAGGGGGCAAACGCTTGATTCACTGCAGTATCTCGTAAATGTCGTAGCAAACCGTCATGCGGACAAACATGTGCGCATCACGTTGGACGCGGAAAACTACCGGCTGCGCCGCAAGGAAACATTGGAGCAGCTGGCGGAGAGAGTCGCGAAAAAAGCTCAGTCTACCAGGCGTGACGTTCGACTGGAGCCGATGTCGGCCGCAGAGAGAAAAATCATCCACGCCTATCTGCAAAAACGTTCGGATGTCGTCACCTACAGCGAAGGGGACGAACCGAATCGCTACATTGTCATCGCACCGAAGGAAGCCTCCAGGTAG